CAGATTTTTCTTGGCGAGTTTTCCTTTAGCATTTTCTTCCTCATTTTGAGTTTCCAAAGCAAATCCTACCAAAAACTGATGCGATTTTTTCTCACCCATTGTTTTCAGAATATCTGGGTTTTTGATTAATTCAATCGTAAAAGTATCTTCATTTTTTTTAATTTTTTCTGAAGCTATTACTTTCGGCGCATAATCTGCAACTGCAGCACTCGCAATCCCAATATCGATGGTTTCGTAATATTCAAAAACTTTATCGAGCATCTCTTTTGCTGACGTAACGCGGTGTAAATCTATATTTTCATGTTTCTGTTTCAAAGAGCTAGGTCCTGAAATAAGAATCACTTTTGCACCTCTTTTTGCTGCTTCTTCGGCTAATGAAAAGCCCATTTTTCCTGAAGAATGGTTTCCTATAAAACGAACAGGGTCAATGGCTTCATACGTCGGTCCAGCTGTGATTAGTACTGTTTTTCCTTGTAGACATTTTTTTTTGTCAGAATTAAAGAACTCCTCTAATGTTGTTACGATGGTTTCGGGCTCTGCCATTCTTCCCTGGCCGACTAATCCACTTGCCAATTCTCCACTTTCGGCGGGAATTACAGTGTGGCCAAATTCTTCAGCAAGCTTAAGGTTATTTTTGGTTGAAGGATGTTGATACATGTCTAAATCCATTGCTGGAGCAATAAATACCGGGCATTTTGCCGACAGGTATGTTGCAATCAAGAGATTGTCACAAATCCCGTGAATCATTTTTGCTAAAGTATTGGCTGTACAAGGTGCTACAATCATTACATCTGCCCAAAGTCCCATTTCAACATGGCTGTTCCAGGTTCCATTATCACCGTAAAAATCACTGTAGACAGGTTTTTTGGAAAGGGTAGAAAGGCTTAGTTTGGTTACAAAATGTTCTGCATCAGGAGACATAATTACCTGAATTTCGGCTCCTTTTTTCACTAAATCTCGGATGAGGAAATGAATTTTATAAGCTGCTATTCCGCCAGAAACGGCAATCAGAATCTTTTTCCCTGAAATACTCATGTAGATTTTTTTAAAGGACTAATTTACTGATTTTTTCAAGAATGTCTTTATCTTAATGGTCTGCATTTTATCTGCCATTAAGAATTTAAGCAGAAACGATATATACAAACAACAAAAATCATAGAAGAAACGAATCTTCTATGATTTTATATTTTATAAGAATGAAATTTATTATTTTCTTTCTTCAGTCTTTCTGAAATAAATATCACCGTCTAACCATTCTTGGATAGCGATAGATGTTGGCTTTGGAAGCTTCTCGTAATGTTTTGAAATTTCGATTTGTTCTCTGTTTTCGAAAACTTCTTCCAAAGTAGAGTTGTGAACAGCAAATTCGTCTAATTTATTGTGTAATTCAGTACGGATTTCTGCATTGATTTGTTCTGCTCTTTTCCCCATGATCACAATAGCTTCATAGATTGAACCTACTTTATCTTCAATCTTATCTTTATCGTAAGTAATAGTATTTACTTCTGCTTTTGTATCTTTTACGCTCATTTTGAGAAAATTATTTTAATTATAAGATGGCAAATTTACGAATTATCTTTGGATTTTGAAAGTCGCCGCAGGAGGAGGTGTGTGTAACGCCGCACTGTCTCTCTGAATCTGCATTGCTTTCTTCTCGTTAGCGATTTGTTCTTTAAATTGCTGCTCTATTTTACTCTGTTCTGCAAGCTTAGCGGCAATTTTTTTCTGCTTTGCCGTAAGTATTGCCATTTTTTCTTCCATTTGTTTCTTAGCGACAACAAAATCTTTTTTCTCTTTTTCGAGTTTTTGTCTTAAATCTAAAGCCGTTTTAGAATATTCTGTATCTGGAAGTTCTTTTTCGACCTGTTTGGTAAAAGCCAATGCACTTTCGATACGCTCGCCTTTTAGTTCATAATTTGAACCTACAGCTAAATTATAACGTGCTTTCATCATGTAATCGTAGATTTTCGGACGAAGCTTTGTACTTGGGAAATCATCCAAAACATTTTCAAAAGTAGTTACAGTTGCTTTGTAATCTCCCATTTTGAAATATTGCTTAGCATTTTCGAAAGCCTTGAATTCTAATTTATAAGAAAGCTCATCAATCATTGTGTTGATGTTTTTTGATCTTTCAGAATTAGGATACGCGTTCAAAAATTCCTGAAGCTCATTAATTGCCAATTCTGTACTCGTTTGATCTAAGTTATAATCCATAGATCCATTGTAGTAACATAATGCAGACATATAAGCCGCCTCTTCTTTTCTGTTATCCTGAGGGAAACTTACCGAGAAGTTTTTAAACTGATTTCCTGCCAGTCTATAGTTTTTATCATAATAATTGGCATATGCAGAATTGAAAACCACATTGGGCGCATCATCTGTACCTGCTACCAAATTTGGAAGTCTGTCATAAAGTGCCAATGCGTTTTTCCATTTCTTTTTAGCAAAATTTTCGTTTGCAGCTTTAAGAATAAAGTTTTTGTCTGCACTTCTCAGCGCTTTTTCCTGCTGACTTTTGCATGATGCTAAAACAGCAATAGCGAAAATACCTAAAATATACTTTTTCATATAAAATGTAACAGTTTTCGGGTTTACCGACCTATTAATTTGCAAAAATATAACTTTTTTGCTAAAAGATTTTTTTTTATGATTATTTAACGTAAAATTAGTCTGCTGAGTAGCCCAAAACAGCAAAAGTATTCATTAAAAGATTCATTCTTACCTTTTTTTCAGCTTCTTTGGTGTATGATTCATCATCTTTGTGAGGTACATACAGTTCATAGAAATTCTTATTTCTGATGACAAATAAAGTAGAACCAATAATGGTTGTAAGAATATCCTCAGGTTTTGGTGTAAAGGTGAAAACTCCCGAAGTAACTCCTTTTTTGATGACTTCATCAAGTTTTTTTACAAAAAGCTGATAAAAATCTAGAAGTTCATCCTTAAGATTTTCTGTGTGTCGAAGTTCCTGTGTAACAAAACCATGGAAATAATTGTATCTGAAAAGTTGGCTTACGATATATTTTATCATTTCTTTCATCTGCATTTCTGGTCTGCCGTCTTTTATGGTATCAGCAAATTCTGAAAAATTTTCTCTTGTTTTTAGTACCCGATATTGATAAAGATAAGACATCATTTTTTCTTTAGAACCAAAATAATAAGAAATCATAGCCACATTGATGTTAGCCTTGGTGCAAATATCTCGTACAGATGTTCCCTCATATCCCTTCTTAGCGATAAGTTCTTCGGCAATATCAAGAATATGAATCTGTTTCTCAGAAAACTTTTTTCCCATAATCACGTTTTCAGTAAAGTTAAGACTTTTTAACATATCAGTAAACAGTTGTTTAAGAATTTTAATTCTTGCCTTAATTGTAGTATTTTTGAATATGGATTTTTTTGATTTTCATCATCATAAAAAAAATATAAGCCACGGAATTTACAATCTAGAATACGATGAAGCTTTACCGGAATTTCTTTATTCCATAGGAATTCATCCTCAAGATATTCAGTTGGAGAATATTGACAATCAATTTAATTGGTTGAATTCTAATATTGTTGAAAACTGTTTTGCAATTGGTGAATGTGGTCTTGATGGTTTGATTTCTATCGAACCAAAAATACAGGAACAGGTTTTTAAAAAGCAAATTGAAATTTCTAATGAGTTTAAAAAGCCTTTGATTATTCATTGTGTAAGAAAATTTTATGAAGTAATTTCTTTCAAGAAAATGGCAAATCAACCGATGATTATTCACGGATTTAACAAAAAACAGAGCATTGCTGATGATTTGCTTAAAAATAAATTTTATTTGAGTTTTGGAAAAGCTGTTTTGTATAATCTATCTTTGCAGAATGTTTTAAAGACAACTCCTTTAGAAAAAATATTTCTGGAAACTGATAATGAGGATTTTAATATTCAAGAGTTATATCTAAAAGTTTCAGAATTGAAAGGGATTTCTTTAGAAAAACTTAATGTACAGATTTTAGAAAATTTAGAAACGATTCAGCATGGATAAAGTTTGGCTTGAAAGAACAGAATTACTGATAAAAGAAGAAGGTGTTGAAAAATTAAACAAAGCAGCTGTTTTGGTTGTGGGTTTGGGTGGAGTAGGTTCTTTTGCCGCTGAGTTTTTAGCCAGATCCGGTGTCGGGAAAATGACAATTGTAGATGGTGATACTGTAGATATTACGAATATTAACAGGCAGCTTCCTGCTCTGCATTCTACTGTAGGAAAACATAAAGTAGATGTTGTTGCAGAAAGATTGATGGATATCAATCCGAATCTTGAGTTGATAAAAGTGAATGAATTTTTAAATCCTGAAAGAATGGCAGAAATTCTAGATGGTGGAAATTTCGATTATATATTAGATTGTATTGATAGCGTTAGCCCGAAAGTATCATTAATTATTGCGGCAAGACGCAGAAAAATAAAAATTGTAAGCTCGATGGGAGCCGGCGGAAAATCTGATCCTTCTAAAGTTATCGTTCGAGATATTCACAAAACTCAGCATTGTCATCTTGCAAGAGAAGTCAGAAAAAGACTTAAAAAAGAAAAAATTGATAAAGGAATACGTTGTGTGTTTTCAGATGAAATTCAGGATGAAGATAGCTTGAAAATGACCGATGGAACCAATTATAAAAGATCTTTTTATGGAACCATCAGTTTTCTTCCTGCAATTTTTGGACTGTACGCTGCTGCAGAAGTTATCAACCACTTACTGAAGAAAGATTAATGTCAGATTTTAAATATCCAAAACAAGAAAAGCTCAAAAAAGATACCGAGATTACTTTACTTTTTGCAAAAGGTAAATGGAGAAGTTGCGGAAATTTGCGAATTATCATTCTTAAAAACCATCAGGATTTACAAAATGAAAATGTAAAACTAGGAGTTTCGGTTTCTAAAAGATATTTTAAAAAAGCGGTGCACAGAAATCGTATAAAAAGACTTTTGAGAGAATGCTACCGTTTAAATAAAGACCTTTTTAAAGCAAGTTTTGGTGAAAAAACTATCGCTATGATGTTTTGGGTTTCGAATGAGCTTCCTGAAAAATTTCAGGTGGTAGAGGCAGAATTTATCAAGCTTTGTGAAGCTCAGAAAAAACAGCAATAAGATTTGCAATTAATCATTTTATTGTTACTATGAATATTGCGATTCTTTGGAGTGCAATTTTTTTTGTTTGAATAAACTGTAATTAGTTATCGATGTGCGTATTTTTTGTAGCTTTAAACAAACAATTGATGACCATGCTAGACCAAATTCCTTATCTTCCCTATGTTCTGAGTGCATTTATCGGAATCGGACTTGCTGCGGCAACCGGTTTTAGAGTATTTTTACCAATGTTTGCGGTGAGTTTAGCTTCTTATTTTCAATGGATTCCCATGAATGAAAGTTTTGAATGGCTTTCCGGTCTTCCGGCGTTAATTACCACAGGAATTGCCACTTTAGCAGAAATTTTAGCCTATTATATTCCAATTGTTGACCATTTACTCGATACCGTTTCTGTTCCGATGGCAACGATTGCAGGTTCTGTACTTTTTGCGAGTCAGTTTGCTGATTTAGGAACGTTTCCACAATGGGGATTGGCTTTGATCGCAGGAGGTGGAACTGCAGCAACAATCAGTTCGGGGTTTGCAGGAATTCGAGCTGCTTCTACTGCAACAACCGGAGGTTTGGGAAATCCTGTTGTAGGAACTACCGAAACAGCAGGTGCCGGGATTATGACTGTTTTGGCAATGGTTGCTCCGGTAATAGCAGCTTTTCTGGCAATTTTGATTGTAATTGCTGTGGTGATTTTAGCTAGAAAGGCTTTGAAGAAATTACGAAAACGAAAGGAAGTCTCGAATAGTAAGGTTTAAAAGTGATTAGATTTAAATGAAGATAGTTTATCTCGCTGATTTTGCTGATTGAGCAGATTTTTTTTTCTTTTTTATGTAAATCCGTTTTCACTAATATTCGATAATTTAACGCAAAGGCAAACAAAGAATATTAAAATTTGACTGTTTTACAAACTAAAGGGCGTAAACTTAGCAAAGAAATACAAAAAGATATAGAATATGAGAAATTGCGGACAAGCATTTCTTTTTATCTTCTTAATCTGCGAGAAATAAAACATCACATTATTTAATTTCAAAACAATCTCTATCATTCAAAAACTGAAAATGATTTCTGAAATCTTTAAGCTCTTCTAAATTTAACTCTGCTGAAACCAGATTTCCATTCTTCTGAGAAATTTCTTTGCCATCTGCAAAAAAACAATGGGAACTTTCCTTGTAAAAAAGATCATTTCCATCGGTTCCTATTCTGTTTAAACCGAATACATATGACAGATTCTCAATAGCTCTTGCTTTCAGTAAATGTTCCCAGGCTCCAACTCTTTTTTCCGGCCAGTTGGCAACATATAAAATAGCGTCATAGTCATCATTGTTTCTCGCAAAAACCGGAAATCTCAAATCATAGCAAACCTGCAACAGAAACCGAATTCCAAGATGTTCTACAATAGCTCTTTCTTTTCCCGGGGTATAGATTTTATCTTCACCTGAAAAGGAAAATAAATGCCGTTTATCATAAAATGTTACTTCAGAATTGGGTTTCACAAAATACATTCTATTAAAAAACTGATTGTCAACTTTTATAGAAGCACTTCCCGAGAATGCTGCGTTTTTCTCTTTTGAAATTTTCTTTAAAAATGCTAAAGATTCTTCATTTTTATCTGAAACTTCAGCAGCATCCATGCAAAATCCTGTAGAAAACATTTCTGGGAGAAGAAATAAATCTGCTTCTTGATTTTGTAGTTGGTTTTCAATTAATTGAAAGTTTTCGTTTTTGTTTTTCCAGATGATATCCTGATTTAAGCCTATAATTTTCATATTTCTATTTCAAAACTTGTATAAAATTACTGTTTTTAAATGGTTTCGGTTTTATATTTGCTGCAAATTGTGATTAGTAATAATTTAAAATTAAAGTCTATGAAGAAATTGGTTTTTATGTTGATGGTTTTTACCGGAGTGGCAGTCAGTGCACAAGCTTATACGGGAAAAGGCGACCAGAAAGTTAATTTAGGATTCAATGCATGGGGGTATGGTACTGGGATTTCCGCAACTTATGATTATGGTTTAAACCAACTTATATCTGTCGGAGCTGGTGCAAATGCTTATTTTGATGGTTACAAAGACAACAATAAAGACAATAGGGTTTTTATATTTGGAAGGGTTAATTTCCATTTAAGGGAAGCTTTAGAACTGCCTGAAAAATTAGATATTTATCCTGGAGTTGATTTGGGAGTGCTCGGAAGAGACTTTGGCATTGGTGCTCACATTGGCGCTAGATATTTCTTTACAGAAAAAGTGGGTGTTTTCGCAGAGGTGGGAAATAACGGAAGTCTGGGAGTTTCTTTCAATTTTTAAAAATTAGCCATAATATATGACAAAGCTTCTCATTTAGAGGAGTTTTTTTGTTTGGCATCCTTTTGATAATTATTACCTTTGCAAATTAAAATCTAAAAACAATTAATGGAATTAGCAATTAAGATCTTTCAATTTATATTAAGCATCTCTATCTTAGTAATTCTTCACGAGCTTGGGCATTTCTTACCCGCAAAATACTTTAAAACCAAAGTAGAAAAATTTTATCTTTTCTTCGACCCTTATTTTTCTATCGTAAAGAAAAAAATCGGTGAAACTGAATACGGAATTGGATGGCTTCCTTTTGGAGGTTATGTGAAAATTGCCGGAATGGTAGACGAAAGTATGGATACTGAGCAATTGAAGCAACCTGCACAACCGTGGGAATTCAGAGCTAAACCGGCTTGGCAGAGATTGATCATTATGATGGGTGGAGTTACCGTAAACTTCTTCTTGGCTTGGATTATTTACGGATGTCTTTCTTTCTTTAATGGAGAGACTTCTTTTGATACTGCTAAGGTCAATGCTCCGATGAATTATACGAGTGTTGCTAAAGGAATGGGTTTTCAGGATGGAGATAAAATCTTGAAGGTTGACGGAAAAACTCAGAATAATCTTGATAAACTAGCCTTAGACGTTCTTTTGAGTGACGAAATTACTGTTTTGAGAAACGGAAAAGAAGTGACTTTCCCTACGAATGATGATGGTAAAGCAATGGCTTTCAAAGATGAAAATCCTAGAGCATTTCTTACGCCAAGATTTCCTGCGGTAATTGATTCTATTTTTAATCCTAAAACGGCGCAAGCTGGTTTAAAGGTAGGTGACCAAGTGGTTGCTGTCGATGGAAAGAAAATTTCTTATTATGATGAATTTCAGGAGACAGTAAGAAACAACGCTGGAAAAGACCTTAAAGTAGACGTAATGAGAGGTGATGCAATTCAGCCGCTTGTTTTATCGGTATCTAAAGAAGGAACTTTAGGTTTGGCTTCTTATAAGCAATTGACTAAATTCTATGAAACAAAACATTTTACTTTTATAGAATCTATCGGAAGAGGTTTCACAAGAAGCATTGAGAGTTTGACTTACCAAGTGAAACAGTTTAAATTAATCTTCAACAAAAAAGTACAAGGATATAAAAAAGTTGGTGGGCCATTGGCAATCATCAAAAATATGCCTGTTGATAAAGCAAATGATGGAAGCGTATCTATCGACTGGACGGCTTTCTGGAGCTTTACGGCAATGTTCTCTGTTTGGTTAGCGTTCTTAAACTTAATTCCAATCCCGGGATTAGATGGTGGTCACGTTATTTTTACGTTGTATGAAATGATTGTTGGTAAACCAGTTCCGCAGAAAGTTTTAGAAAATGCTCAAATGGTTGGGGTTATCTTCCTGTTAGGCTTAATGTTACTGATTTTTGGAGCAGACATATTTAAAATTATCACCAATAAATTTTAAAATTTTTGAAAAAATAAATAAAAAAACTTGCGTGGTTCAAATATCAATCCTATATTTGCACCACTCTAAAAGAGGAACATTCCTCCTTAGCTCAGTTGGTTAGAGCATCTGACTGTTAATCAGAGGGTCCTTGGTTCGAGCCCAAGAGGAGGAGCCTGATAATCAAACACTTATAGAAATATAGGTGTTTTTTTATTTTACTACTTACAACAAATTAACAACAAACATTACTGGATAATCTTAGATACACAATTATTAAAATATAATTGAGCTTTTTGAACCTTTGAACCTTTTAAATACTAACAGCTTCATTATTAGCATTTAACGAATGTTTCAAAAGTTCATTTAAGTTCAAAAGGTTCATTCATTACGTTTGCTTCATCAAAAACCTAAGCAAGTTCATAAAAACGGATTTCCGTTACTTTTAAATATACGAATTTGGTACATTTTGATAAACCTGCAAATCTGCACTTTTATAATATCGTTTTTGGCGACATTTAAACACACGGGATTCCGGGTATTTAGTTTTCCATAAAGTTGTGGGAAACCTGCTCCACATAATTGTGGCTGAGGTTGTTCATAACTCTATTATTAACCTCATCAAATACGACTGTCCAAAATTGGACAAACGTTTGCTTGCCCAAAATGGCAAGCATTCTTTTAGCTCGTCCAATTCGTCCGATTTTGACCTGCTACGAATAATTTTCGTAGTAGCTTTTTAGGCGTTCAGTTCGTTCGATTCTGATAATATCTAAATGGTGAGAATTCAGCCTATTTAAAAAATGTTGTAAGTGATGTTGTAAATATTTTCTGAATATTATAATCTTCAAAATTATGATAATGAAGAAAATTAGATTCACTCCTCTCAATGACGACTGATTTACGCGCGCGTATGGACTCCGATAATTCAACGAGGAAAATTCTTCCTTTTTTTATTTTACTCCGGATTGATAAAAATATCAAAACGATCATTGCGCGCGTAGTGACTGCCCAAAAACCTTCAATATCCCATAAATACGGAAATATCCGCTTTTATGAAATCTCATTCACGCGCATACGTGTAGTGATAGGTAAAAAATCTCTGAACGGTAATAAAATCAGGATTCCTCACACATGCATAATGACTTCCAAAAAATCGGATGAAACCTAATAAACATTCGATTTCCTTCGCACGCGTTGTGACCTCGAAAAAATCTTGCCGACCCTGATAAAACAAGGAAATCATGTATTCATACAAAAGTGGCATTTACGCGCACGTTATGACCTGAATAAAATCTTCACAGCATCATTTCGCGCGCGTACGTTGTGATATGGAAAAAATCTTCAGAGCTTTATTTTAACCGGTTCCATACATGTAAGAAAACTTACTTTTATCTCGCGTGTATTGTGACTTCCAAAAAATCTAAAGAAGTACCATAAATACGGGAAAAGTCGTTTTTATGAAATAGGTGTTTTCAAGGATGCTCGCGCCTGCGTGTATGACCTCCCAAAAACCTTTAGAATGCACTGAGCGCAATTTTGCTTTCAGTGTGCTAAATCTCTTTTTAATTGTATTTTTGCTGTATGGATATATTAATAACAAAAGAATCAATGCAGAAGATTAAGACAACCGTTTTATCTGAACTGCCATTAAATGATGATCGAAAATCTTTTCTGGATAGTAGATTAACAATTGATAATCTTTTTATTTCCCTAAATAGTTTTACTACAAATCAAGAATATAACGCAAACTTATTTGTAGAGCTTAATTCGCCTGATTTTGGCACTGCTGAAGGATTTGTGAAATACGCAAATAATCGAATCGTATTAGCTGCAATGGCTGAAACTGTTGAAGCTGATAAAGAAATGAGGCTATCTCTTAATGGTCTATCAAATGAAGATCAAACAAATATTCTTATCGAGTTAAAAACAGATCCTGAAATCGATATCAAAAATTCTCTAATTTCCGATACATTAGAAGATAGATTGCTTTAATTCCAAAAAATTTTAGTAGCGAAAGAGGACAGCGGAAAATTCCGCTGTCCTAAATTTCTTTTTTATGGACTCTAAAAACCTATCATATCGATTCCTTAAAATTATGGAACCGGTTAAAGGGGTGTGCGGAAATATCCGCAGACTTATGTTCTTTTTATGGAGTCCGATAATTCAACCAAAGCTAATTTACTTCCGTTAAGAAGGTTTGGACATTTTTGTCCAGAAGTCCAAACATGGAGTCCGATAATTCTTTACTCATACTCTCTCCGGGATATTATTCCGTCATTAAACCATTTTTCATCCCTGATTTTTGCTGCTTTAAGTAATCTTGCGTATTTCTTTGTGGGAACGCCTTTGTAATGTGTTTTAAGATGCTTATTAAACATTACATTAAATGGGTATTCACTGAGGGCAAAATCATATTCTCTTTGCTGCTTAGAGTAGGTTTGTTTTTCATAAAAAAGATCAGGAAAAGCAGTTCTATGAGCAAAAACACCATTAAAAAGGTGCAATTTCCTGCCTGTTTTACCCGTTTTTGGGCAAATAAAGAACCATAAAAGACCATTTCCGAGGTTTGAAGGCTTAGAAATCAGCTCAATATTATAAGCTTTGCTCTCTCCGTTTCCTAAAACGTATGATATTTTTATCAATCCTGAAAACTCTCTCACAACAATTTCAAATCCGATAGATCCAGTTTTAGAACCGTTCACTTTGAAATTTAAAGTTCCAATATTATACGTATTCGGCAATAAAATTTTATTTGCAATCAAGCTTTTAATTGTCAACTGCTTTACGGTTTCAACTGTATCTGTAAATCTCATAGGTTATATTGAGCCTAAATTATTAAGGAACTTTGTATTTTATATTAACTATTACCATTCTTCGGACTTTGATAAATAATCTTTCAGATCAGTAACGAATTTATTTACGTTAGTGTTTGATACTTCAAAATAATTTTTCAGGGAAATCTTTCCTGTCTTATCAAATATTGATTTTCCAGAGAATGAGTTACCGCCGGTGAGATAAACTGCGCTGCTTGTCGGCTTGGTCGGGTCGAAATGATCTAATATAGGTTTAACCATTATTTTACCGTCCTTAAAATTCAATTCATAGACTATCATCATCAAAGACATAAGTGAGCCTCCTATTCTGGTGCCAGGTGCAGTGGTTCTGATTTTAATAAAAGAATATTCCACCTCATTTAATCCATCGCTTTTTAAATTCTCAAATTTTGTTTGAACAAAGATTTTAGTTTTATCAAATAGCTGCTTTTGGCTCATTTCCGGATATTCCAATACAATGTAATTTTTAGAATCATCATCTTTATTTACGAAGTTATTCGGAGTTAAAATAAATTCCTGAGCAATAGCCATATTAAAAGTAAACAGCGAAAGCAATAATAATTTTTTCATGTTACAAATTTTGCTCTAAAATAATGCTTTTCATTTACTGAGAATTACGGTTTTCTCCATCTGTGAAAAAAAAGTTCTTTTCGAGGCTACATTTTTCTACATTTCATACATTATCCGGATCGTCAACTATAATTTCACCAATATTTTTATAGGTTCCATCCTCTCTCTGAACGAATATTTTTTCAGATAGCTTCTTTTTAGTTGGAATGAATAAATCCCGAACATCTACATCTAATGTTTTCGCAATTGAAAGAAGTAATTCTTTTCGAGGCAAACTATCACCTTTTGTAAGATTTGTTATTGATGCCTCAGTAACATTTACCAATTCGGCTAATTTTTTACCGGTCATGTTTTTTTCTTTCAAAATTTCTCTAAGTCTTAAAATCTGCATGAATAAAGTGTTTGTTGTTGTGCAAAGATATAAAATTATAGTTAAAGTATAATTATTTTGAAAATAATTAAAGTTTTATTTGGTAGTTATTATAGTTTGTCTTACATTTGTATCAAAGAAAAGATAGTTACACTATAATTTAACAACTTAAAAGTAAGAAATAATGGCAACAATATCAACTTCAAGAGCAGAAAAAATCGCAAGAAACATTAACGCAATGGACGTGAATTTTAGCTACAGCGATGATATGAGAACTTACAGATTCTTTTCAAAATTAGAAAAGCAACTGAGAGAAATTCTTTCTACACTTTCTCAAGAAGATAAATTAATGAT
The sequence above is a segment of the Chryseobacterium turcicum genome. Coding sequences within it:
- the coaBC gene encoding bifunctional phosphopantothenoylcysteine decarboxylase/phosphopantothenate--cysteine ligase CoaBC, which translates into the protein MSISGKKILIAVSGGIAAYKIHFLIRDLVKKGAEIQVIMSPDAEHFVTKLSLSTLSKKPVYSDFYGDNGTWNSHVEMGLWADVMIVAPCTANTLAKMIHGICDNLLIATYLSAKCPVFIAPAMDLDMYQHPSTKNNLKLAEEFGHTVIPAESGELASGLVGQGRMAEPETIVTTLEEFFNSDKKKCLQGKTVLITAGPTYEAIDPVRFIGNHSSGKMGFSLAEEAAKRGAKVILISGPSSLKQKHENIDLHRVTSAKEMLDKVFEYYETIDIGIASAAVADYAPKVIASEKIKKNEDTFTIELIKNPDILKTMGEKKSHQFLVGFALETQNEEENAKGKLAKKNLDMIVLNSLRDEGAGFKNDTNKIKIFTPTEKMEFDLKSKENVAKDILDCIEAQFLK
- a CDS encoding DNA-directed RNA polymerase subunit omega yields the protein MSVKDTKAEVNTITYDKDKIEDKVGSIYEAIVIMGKRAEQINAEIRTELHNKLDEFAVHNSTLEEVFENREQIEISKHYEKLPKPTSIAIQEWLDGDIYFRKTEERK
- a CDS encoding outer membrane protein assembly factor BamD, with the translated sequence MKKYILGIFAIAVLASCKSQQEKALRSADKNFILKAANENFAKKKWKNALALYDRLPNLVAGTDDAPNVVFNSAYANYYDKNYRLAGNQFKNFSVSFPQDNRKEEAAYMSALCYYNGSMDYNLDQTSTELAINELQEFLNAYPNSERSKNINTMIDELSYKLEFKAFENAKQYFKMGDYKATVTTFENVLDDFPSTKLRPKIYDYMMKARYNLAVGSNYELKGERIESALAFTKQVEKELPDTEYSKTALDLRQKLEKEKKDFVVAKKQMEEKMAILTAKQKKIAAKLAEQSKIEQQFKEQIANEKKAMQIQRDSAALHTPPPAATFKIQR
- a CDS encoding TetR/AcrR family transcriptional regulator → MGKKFSEKQIHILDIAEELIAKKGYEGTSVRDICTKANINVAMISYYFGSKEKMMSYLYQYRVLKTRENFSEFADTIKDGRPEMQMKEMIKYIVSQLFRYNYFHGFVTQELRHTENLKDELLDFYQLFVKKLDEVIKKGVTSGVFTFTPKPEDILTTIIGSTLFVIRNKNFYELYVPHKDDESYTKEAEKKVRMNLLMNTFAVLGYSAD
- a CDS encoding TatD family hydrolase — its product is MDFFDFHHHKKNISHGIYNLEYDEALPEFLYSIGIHPQDIQLENIDNQFNWLNSNIVENCFAIGECGLDGLISIEPKIQEQVFKKQIEISNEFKKPLIIHCVRKFYEVISFKKMANQPMIIHGFNKKQSIADDLLKNKFYLSFGKAVLYNLSLQNVLKTTPLEKIFLETDNEDFNIQELYLKVSELKGISLEKLNVQILENLETIQHG
- a CDS encoding tRNA threonylcarbamoyladenosine dehydratase; the encoded protein is MDKVWLERTELLIKEEGVEKLNKAAVLVVGLGGVGSFAAEFLARSGVGKMTIVDGDTVDITNINRQLPALHSTVGKHKVDVVAERLMDINPNLELIKVNEFLNPERMAEILDGGNFDYILDCIDSVSPKVSLIIAARRRKIKIVSSMGAGGKSDPSKVIVRDIHKTQHCHLAREVRKRLKKEKIDKGIRCVFSDEIQDEDSLKMTDGTNYKRSFYGTISFLPAIFGLYAAAEVINHLLKKD
- the rnpA gene encoding ribonuclease P protein component; translated protein: MSDFKYPKQEKLKKDTEITLLFAKGKWRSCGNLRIIILKNHQDLQNENVKLGVSVSKRYFKKAVHRNRIKRLLRECYRLNKDLFKASFGEKTIAMMFWVSNELPEKFQVVEAEFIKLCEAQKKQQ
- a CDS encoding DUF4126 domain-containing protein, whose protein sequence is MLDQIPYLPYVLSAFIGIGLAAATGFRVFLPMFAVSLASYFQWIPMNESFEWLSGLPALITTGIATLAEILAYYIPIVDHLLDTVSVPMATIAGSVLFASQFADLGTFPQWGLALIAGGGTAATISSGFAGIRAASTATTGGLGNPVVGTTETAGAGIMTVLAMVAPVIAAFLAILIVIAVVILARKALKKLRKRKEVSNSKV
- a CDS encoding nitrilase-related carbon-nitrogen hydrolase, whose translation is MKIIGLNQDIIWKNKNENFQLIENQLQNQEADLFLLPEMFSTGFCMDAAEVSDKNEESLAFLKKISKEKNAAFSGSASIKVDNQFFNRMYFVKPNSEVTFYDKRHLFSFSGEDKIYTPGKERAIVEHLGIRFLLQVCYDLRFPVFARNNDDYDAILYVANWPEKRVGAWEHLLKARAIENLSYVFGLNRIGTDGNDLFYKESSHCFFADGKEISQKNGNLVSAELNLEELKDFRNHFQFLNDRDCFEIK
- a CDS encoding DUF6646 family protein; translated protein: MKKLVFMLMVFTGVAVSAQAYTGKGDQKVNLGFNAWGYGTGISATYDYGLNQLISVGAGANAYFDGYKDNNKDNRVFIFGRVNFHLREALELPEKLDIYPGVDLGVLGRDFGIGAHIGARYFFTEKVGVFAEVGNNGSLGVSFNF